Proteins from one Gossypium raimondii isolate GPD5lz chromosome 8, ASM2569854v1, whole genome shotgun sequence genomic window:
- the LOC105790473 gene encoding DUF21 domain-containing protein At4g14240 isoform X1 yields MLRNVVALAPTIMMSLSSPRDIVFGPDDLPFGTVEWFVYTGLSCLLVIFAGIMSGLTLGLMSLGLVELEILQRSGTIVERKQVSAILPVVKKQHQLLVTLLLCNACAMEALPISLDKIFHPFVAVLLSVTFVLAFGEIIPQAICSRYGLSVGASFMWLVRILMIICYPIAYPVGKVLDVVIGHGDVLFRRAQLKALVSIHSQEAGKGGELTHDETTIISGALDLTEKTAEEAMTPIESTFSLDINSKLNWEAIGKILAHGHSRIPIYAGNPKNIIGLLLVKSLLTIRAEMETPVSSVSIRRILRVPAQMPLYDILNEFQKGSSHMAAVVKVKGKTKDLQFVDDGERFDNHKVTNRNSQLTDPLLTKQDSVLVNVEKSSAVKETMNTLQCFSEDTEDGEVIGIITLEDVFEELLQEEIVDETDVYVDVHKRICVAAAAAAVASSVARAPSDRRLIGQKPTLSISFQGVQSKQGK; encoded by the exons ATGCTGCGAAACGTCGTCGCATTAGCTCCCACAATCATGATGTCTTTGTCGTCGCCGAGGGACATCGTATTTGGCCCCGATGACCTCCCTTTTGGCACCGTTGAGTGGTTCGTTTACACCGGATTGTCGTGCTTGTTGGTGATCTTCGCCGGGATAATGTCGGGACTTACCTTGGGGTTGATGTCTTTGGGTCTCGTCGAGCTTGAAATTCTACAGAGAAGCGGTACCATCGTCGAGAGGAAACAAGTTT CTGCTATTTTACCAGTCGTGAAAAAACAGCATCAACTTCTTGTAACTTTGCTTCTCTGTAATGCTTGTGCAATGGAG GCCCTTCCTATATCCCTTGATAAAATCTTTCACCCCTTTGTTGCAGTGTTGCTGTCTGTTACTTTTGTTCTAGCCTTTGGAGAG ATTATTCCACAAGCAATATGTTCAAGATATGGACTCTCTGTTGGTGCAAGTTTCATGTGGCTTGTGCGTATTCTGATGATAATTTGTTATCCAATTGCTTACCCTGTTGGAAAG GTTCTAGATGTTGTGATTGGCCATGGTGATGTTTTGTTTAGACGAGCTCAGTTAAAAGCCCTTGTTTCTATCCACAGCCAAGAG GCTGGCAAGGGTGGTGAACTAACACATGATGAGACAACCATCATTAGTGGTGCACTGGATTTAACTGAAAAG ACTGCGGAGGAGGCTATGACACCAATTGAATCAACATTTTCCTTGGACATAAATTCGAAATTGAATTG GGAAGCAATTGGAAAAATTCTTGCACATGGTCATAGTCGTATCCCCATTTATGCTGGGAATCCGAAAAATATCATTGGGCTATTATTG GTTAAAAGTCTTCTCACTATACGAGCTGAGATGGAGACTCCGGTCAGTTCTGTTTCAATCCGGAGGATTCTTAG GGTTCCAGCACAGATGCCTTTGTATGATATCCTCAATGAATTTCAAAAGGGAAGCAGTCATATGGCAGCTGTAGTGAAGGTTAAAGGAAAGACCAAAGACCTTCAATTTGTTGATGATGGAGAGAGATTTGACAATCATAAAGTCACCAACCGGAATTCTCAACTAACTGATCCTTTGCTGACCAAACAAGATAGTGTTTTAGTCAATGTTGAGAAATCTTCAGCCGTCAAGGAAACTATGAATACTTTGCAATGCTTTTCAGAGGATACCGAAGATGGGGAAGTCATTGGTATCATTACCTTAGAAGATGTATTTGAAGAACTTCTTCAA GAGGAAATTGTAGATGAGACCGATGTATATGTTGATGTACATAAAAG GATATGCGtcgctgctgctgctgctgctgttgcTTCATCTGTTGCACGGGCTCCATCAGATCGAAGATTGATCGGCCAAAAGCCTACA ctttcaatATCCTTTCAGGGTGTTCAAAGCAAGCAAGGCAAATGA
- the LOC105790474 gene encoding COMPASS-like H3K4 histone methylase component WDR5B, protein MASGGTNQQPTAAYKPYRHLKTLAGHQRAVSCVKFSNDGTLLASASLDKTLIIWSASTLSLLHRLVGHSEGISDLAWSSDSHYICSASDDRTLRIWDARPPFDCLKILKGHSDFVFCVNFNPQSNLIVSGSFDETIRIWEVKTGKCLRVIRAHSMPVTSVHFNRDGSLIVSGSHDGTCKIWAAKEGTCLKTLIDDKDPAVSFTKFSPNGKFILVATLDSTLKLWNYSTGKFLKIYQGHTNRVYCITSTFSVTSGKYIVSGSEDKCVYLWDLQSRAMIQRLEGHSDTVISVTCHPVENKIASAGLDGDRTIRVWVQDA, encoded by the exons ATGGCTAGCGGTGGTACCAACCAGCAACCAACCGCCGCCTACAAACCCTACCGTCACCTGAAAACGCTAGCTGGCCACCAACGCGCCGTATCCTGTGTCAAATTTTCCAACGACGGTACCCTCTTAGCCTCCGCCTCCCTTGacaaaaccctaattatttgGTCCGCCTCGACCCTCTCCCTCCTCCACCGCCTCGTCGGCCACTCGGAAGGCATATCAGACCTCGCCTGGTCCTCCGATTCTCACTACATCTGCTCCGCCTCCGACGATCGCACCCTTCGCATCTGGGATGCACGACCCCCGTTCGATTGCCTCAAGATCCTCAAGGGACATTCCGACTTCGTCTTTTGCGTGAACTTCAACCCGCAGTCGAATCTCATCGTCTCAGGCTCCTTCGACGAGACGATTCGCATTTGGGAGGTGAAAACCGGCAAGTGCTTGAGGGTAATCCGAGCCCACTCCATGCCGGTGACGTCGGTTCATTTTAACCGCGACGGTTCGCTGATTGTATCAGGCAGCCACGACGGGACATGCAAGATTTGGGCCGCCAAAGAAGGTACTTGCTTGAAAACCCTAATCGACGACAAAGATCCCGCCGTCTCGTTCACCAAATTCTCCCCCAACGGGAAATTCATTCTGGTCGCAACCCTCGACAGCACTCTt AAGCTGTGGAATTATTCAACCGGTAAGTTTCTGAAAATTTATCAAGGACATACAAACAGAGTTTACTGTATAACATCAACATTCTCGGTTACGAGTGGGAAGTACATCGTTAGTGGATCAGAGGATAAATGTGTTTATCTATGGGATCTTCAATCCAGAGCCATGATTCAGAGACTCGAAGGCCATTCGGATACTGTTATATCCGTGACTTGCCATCCCGTTGAGAATAAAATCGCCTCTGCTGGGCTTGACGGGGATCGAACAATTAGGGTTTGGGTTCAAGATGCTTGA
- the LOC105790473 gene encoding DUF21 domain-containing protein At4g14240 isoform X3 — MLRNVVALAPTIMMSLSSPRDIVFGPDDLPFGTVEWFVYTGLSCLLVIFAGIMSGLTLGLMSLGLVELEILQRSGTIVERKQVSAILPVVKKQHQLLVTLLLCNACAMEALPISLDKIFHPFVAVLLSVTFVLAFGEIIPQAICSRYGLSVGASFMWLVRILMIICYPIAYPVGKAGKGGELTHDETTIISGALDLTEKTAEEAMTPIESTFSLDINSKLNWEAIGKILAHGHSRIPIYAGNPKNIIGLLLVKSLLTIRAEMETPVSSVSIRRILRVPAQMPLYDILNEFQKGSSHMAAVVKVKGKTKDLQFVDDGERFDNHKVTNRNSQLTDPLLTKQDSVLVNVEKSSAVKETMNTLQCFSEDTEDGEVIGIITLEDVFEELLQEEIVDETDVYVDVHKRICVAAAAAAVASSVARAPSDRRLIGQKPTLSISFQGVQSKQGK; from the exons ATGCTGCGAAACGTCGTCGCATTAGCTCCCACAATCATGATGTCTTTGTCGTCGCCGAGGGACATCGTATTTGGCCCCGATGACCTCCCTTTTGGCACCGTTGAGTGGTTCGTTTACACCGGATTGTCGTGCTTGTTGGTGATCTTCGCCGGGATAATGTCGGGACTTACCTTGGGGTTGATGTCTTTGGGTCTCGTCGAGCTTGAAATTCTACAGAGAAGCGGTACCATCGTCGAGAGGAAACAAGTTT CTGCTATTTTACCAGTCGTGAAAAAACAGCATCAACTTCTTGTAACTTTGCTTCTCTGTAATGCTTGTGCAATGGAG GCCCTTCCTATATCCCTTGATAAAATCTTTCACCCCTTTGTTGCAGTGTTGCTGTCTGTTACTTTTGTTCTAGCCTTTGGAGAG ATTATTCCACAAGCAATATGTTCAAGATATGGACTCTCTGTTGGTGCAAGTTTCATGTGGCTTGTGCGTATTCTGATGATAATTTGTTATCCAATTGCTTACCCTGTTGGAAAG GCTGGCAAGGGTGGTGAACTAACACATGATGAGACAACCATCATTAGTGGTGCACTGGATTTAACTGAAAAG ACTGCGGAGGAGGCTATGACACCAATTGAATCAACATTTTCCTTGGACATAAATTCGAAATTGAATTG GGAAGCAATTGGAAAAATTCTTGCACATGGTCATAGTCGTATCCCCATTTATGCTGGGAATCCGAAAAATATCATTGGGCTATTATTG GTTAAAAGTCTTCTCACTATACGAGCTGAGATGGAGACTCCGGTCAGTTCTGTTTCAATCCGGAGGATTCTTAG GGTTCCAGCACAGATGCCTTTGTATGATATCCTCAATGAATTTCAAAAGGGAAGCAGTCATATGGCAGCTGTAGTGAAGGTTAAAGGAAAGACCAAAGACCTTCAATTTGTTGATGATGGAGAGAGATTTGACAATCATAAAGTCACCAACCGGAATTCTCAACTAACTGATCCTTTGCTGACCAAACAAGATAGTGTTTTAGTCAATGTTGAGAAATCTTCAGCCGTCAAGGAAACTATGAATACTTTGCAATGCTTTTCAGAGGATACCGAAGATGGGGAAGTCATTGGTATCATTACCTTAGAAGATGTATTTGAAGAACTTCTTCAA GAGGAAATTGTAGATGAGACCGATGTATATGTTGATGTACATAAAAG GATATGCGtcgctgctgctgctgctgctgttgcTTCATCTGTTGCACGGGCTCCATCAGATCGAAGATTGATCGGCCAAAAGCCTACA ctttcaatATCCTTTCAGGGTGTTCAAAGCAAGCAAGGCAAATGA
- the LOC105790470 gene encoding CSC1-like protein At4g02900, with the protein MASLRDIVTSASINLLSAFGFLMAFAILRIQPFNDRVYFPRWYKKGTRSSPTRSGAYASKFVNLDCRTYLNFLNWMPAALRMPEPELIDHAGLDSVAYIRIYLLGLKIFVPLAVLSFMVLVPVNWIGDTLERAKDLNFSNIDKLSISNVPDGSKGFWAHIVMSYVFSFWTFYVLYSEYKVLATMRADYLASETRRPDQFTVLVRNIPPDPDESVSEHVQHFFCVNHPDHYLTHQIVYNANKLASLVSKKRDLQNWYIYYQNKFERTSKKPLTKTGFMGLWGTKVDAIDHYTSQIQKLNEEEAVERERVKKDPDAIVPAAFVSFKSRWAAAVCAQTQLCRNPTLWLTEWAPEPRDVYWDNFAIPYFELTIRRLIIAVALFFLIFFFMIPIAFVQSLANIEGIQKVFPFLKPLIRIESVKSVIQGFLPGIVLKIFLAVLPQILMTMSKIEGYPSISALDRKSAAKYHMFILVNIFLGSIITGSALQQLKTFIDLPPTEIPKTIGVYIPMKANFFITYIMVDGWAGVAAEILRLVPLVLFHLKNTFLVKTEQDRYEAMEPGSIDFPVGEPRIQLYILLGLVYAPITPFLLPFIIIFLAFAYVVFRNQVINVYDPKYESAAAFWPDVHKRVVIGLFISQLLLLGLLSTKKIGRNHFALLPLPVLTIWFFMYCKGRFESGFIRFPLQEAMVKDTLERATEPQFNLKAYLKDAYMHPVFKSSDVEKSDFTFEEEKSPLVATTRVATKLSPDVNSSFPVQSDA; encoded by the exons ATGGCGTCTCTTCGAGATATAGTTACATCAGCTTCTATCAATCTTCTCTCAGCCTTTGGATTTCTAATGGCTTTTGCAATATTGAGGATCCAGCCGTTCAACGATAGGGTTTATTTCCCGAGATGGTACAAAAAGGGGACAAGGAGCAGCCCTACTCGATCTGGAGCATATGcatcaaaatttgtcaacttaGATTGCAggacatatttaaattttttgaattggatGCCTGCGGCTTTGAGAATGCCTGAACCCGAGCTCATTGATCATGCTGGACTTGATTCTGTTGCCTATATTCGGATTTACCTTCTCGG CTTGAAAATATTTGTCCCCCTCGCTGTGTTGTCTTTCATGGTTTTGGTCCCTGTCAATTGGATAGGGGATACATTAGAGCGTGCTAAGGATTTAAACTTCAGCAACATTGACAAACTCTCAATATCAAATGTTCCAGATGGATCAAAAGG GTTTTGGGCACATATCGTTATGTCATATGTATTCTCGTTCTGGACATTTTATGTGCTATATTCAGAATACAAAGTGTTAGCTACCATGAGGGCGGACTATCTAGCATCAGAAACTCGTCGTCCTGATCAATTCACA GTTCTTGTAAGAAATATTCCTCCTGATCCGGATGAATCAGTTAGTGAGCACGTCCAACATTTTTTTTGTGTAAATCATCCTGATCATTATCTTACTCATCAG ATTGTATATAATGCAAATAAGCTAGCGTCATTGGTTTCAAAGAAGCGAGACTTGCAAAATTGGTATATTTACTACCAAAATAAGTTCGAGAGAACTTCAAAGAAGCCGCTCACAAAG ACGGGTTTCATGGGTCTCTGGGGCACTAAAGTTGATGCAATCGATCATTATACTTCTCAGATTCAGAAGCTGAATGAAGAA GAAGCCGTAGAAAGAGAAAGAGTCAAGAAAGATCCGGATGCTATAGTTCCAGCGGCATTTGTTTCATTCAAATCGCGATGGGCGGCAGCAGTCTGTGCTCAAACACAGCTCTGCCGTAATCCTACACTTTGGTTGACGGAATGGGCCCCTGAGCCTCGTGATGTTTATTGGGATAACTTCGCTATACCATATTTTGAACTCACCATTCGAAGGTTGATAATAGCCGTTGCtctattttttctaattttcttcttcatgaTCCCTATAGCTTTTGTTCAATCTCTAGCCAATATTGAGGGAATTCAGAAGGTTTTCCCCTTCTTGAAGCCATTAATACGAAT AGAGTCAGTCAAATCCGTTATCCAAGGCTTTCTCCCTGGGATTGTATTGAAGATATTTCTTGCTGTACTTCCCCAAATCCTTATGACAATGTCTAAAATAGAAGGATATCCATCCATCTCAGCTCTGGATAGAAAATCAGCTGCGAAATATCACATGTTCATTCTTGTCAATATATTTCTTGGAAGCATTATAACTGGCTCAGCACTTCAGCAGCTTAAAACTTTCATCGATCTGCCTCCAACAGA gattccaaaaaccaTTGGGGTATATATCCCAATGAAAGCCAATTttttcataacttatataatgGTGGATGGATGGGCAGGGGTTGCTGCAGAAATCCTGAGATTAGTACCATTGGTGTTGTTCCACTTGAAAAATacatttttggttaaaacagAACAAGATAGATATGAAGCAATGGAGCCTGGTTCCATTGACTTTCCAGTAGGTGAACCAAGGATCCAATTATACATCTTGCTGGGACTTGTTTATGCTCCCATCAccccttttcttcttcctttcatcatcatcttccttgCTTTTGCCTATGTGGTATTTCGTAACCAG GTTATCAACGTGTATGATCCAAAGTACGAGAGTGCAGCAGCATTTTGGCCAGACGTGCATAAGAGAGTGGTGATAGGTTTATTCATATCTCAACTTCTTCTACTGGGATTGTTGAGCACAAAGAAGATCGGGCGTAACCATTTTGCATTGCTTCCCCTACCCGTTCTGACCATCTGGTTTTTCATGTACTGCAAGGGCCGCTTTGAATCTGGTTTCATTAGATTCCCTTTACAG GAAGCAATGGTAAAAGATACATTAGAAAGGGCAACGGAGCCACAGTTCAACTTAAAAGCATACCTAAAAGACGCATATATGCATCCTGTATTCAAAAGCAGCGACGTGGAGAAATCGGATTTCACatttgaagaagagaagagcCCACTGGTTGCCACAACCAGGGTAGCCACCAAACTTTCTCCCGATGTGAATTCTTCCTTCCCCGTTCAATCGGATGCTTGA
- the LOC105790473 gene encoding DUF21 domain-containing protein At4g14240 isoform X2, with the protein MLRNVVALAPTIMMSLSSPRDIVFGPDDLPFGTVEWFVYTGLSCLLVIFAGIMSGLTLGLMSLGLVELEILQRSGTIVERKQVSAILPVVKKQHQLLVTLLLCNACAMEALPISLDKIFHPFVAVLLSVTFVLAFGEIIPQAICSRYGLSVGASFMWLVRILMIICYPIAYPVGKVLDVVIGHGDVLFRRAQLKALVSIHSQEAGKGGELTHDETTIISGALDLTEKTAEEAMTPIESTFSLDINSKLNWEAIGKILAHGHSRIPIYAGNPKNIIGLLLVKSLLTIRAEMETPVSSVSIRRILRVPAQMPLYDILNEFQKGSSHMAAVVKVKGKTKDLQFVDDGERFDNHKVTNRNSQLTDPLLTKQDSVLVNVEKSSAVKETMNTLQCFSEDTEDGEVIGIITLEDVFEELLQEEIVDETDVYVDVHKRICVAAAAAAVASSVARAPSDRRLIGQKPTGVQSKQGK; encoded by the exons ATGCTGCGAAACGTCGTCGCATTAGCTCCCACAATCATGATGTCTTTGTCGTCGCCGAGGGACATCGTATTTGGCCCCGATGACCTCCCTTTTGGCACCGTTGAGTGGTTCGTTTACACCGGATTGTCGTGCTTGTTGGTGATCTTCGCCGGGATAATGTCGGGACTTACCTTGGGGTTGATGTCTTTGGGTCTCGTCGAGCTTGAAATTCTACAGAGAAGCGGTACCATCGTCGAGAGGAAACAAGTTT CTGCTATTTTACCAGTCGTGAAAAAACAGCATCAACTTCTTGTAACTTTGCTTCTCTGTAATGCTTGTGCAATGGAG GCCCTTCCTATATCCCTTGATAAAATCTTTCACCCCTTTGTTGCAGTGTTGCTGTCTGTTACTTTTGTTCTAGCCTTTGGAGAG ATTATTCCACAAGCAATATGTTCAAGATATGGACTCTCTGTTGGTGCAAGTTTCATGTGGCTTGTGCGTATTCTGATGATAATTTGTTATCCAATTGCTTACCCTGTTGGAAAG GTTCTAGATGTTGTGATTGGCCATGGTGATGTTTTGTTTAGACGAGCTCAGTTAAAAGCCCTTGTTTCTATCCACAGCCAAGAG GCTGGCAAGGGTGGTGAACTAACACATGATGAGACAACCATCATTAGTGGTGCACTGGATTTAACTGAAAAG ACTGCGGAGGAGGCTATGACACCAATTGAATCAACATTTTCCTTGGACATAAATTCGAAATTGAATTG GGAAGCAATTGGAAAAATTCTTGCACATGGTCATAGTCGTATCCCCATTTATGCTGGGAATCCGAAAAATATCATTGGGCTATTATTG GTTAAAAGTCTTCTCACTATACGAGCTGAGATGGAGACTCCGGTCAGTTCTGTTTCAATCCGGAGGATTCTTAG GGTTCCAGCACAGATGCCTTTGTATGATATCCTCAATGAATTTCAAAAGGGAAGCAGTCATATGGCAGCTGTAGTGAAGGTTAAAGGAAAGACCAAAGACCTTCAATTTGTTGATGATGGAGAGAGATTTGACAATCATAAAGTCACCAACCGGAATTCTCAACTAACTGATCCTTTGCTGACCAAACAAGATAGTGTTTTAGTCAATGTTGAGAAATCTTCAGCCGTCAAGGAAACTATGAATACTTTGCAATGCTTTTCAGAGGATACCGAAGATGGGGAAGTCATTGGTATCATTACCTTAGAAGATGTATTTGAAGAACTTCTTCAA GAGGAAATTGTAGATGAGACCGATGTATATGTTGATGTACATAAAAG GATATGCGtcgctgctgctgctgctgctgttgcTTCATCTGTTGCACGGGCTCCATCAGATCGAAGATTGATCGGCCAAAAGCCTACA GGTGTTCAAAGCAAGCAAGGCAAATGA
- the LOC105790472 gene encoding RAN GTPase-activating protein 1: protein MGSGTQTFQHRLLSVKLWPPSHSTRLMLVERMTKNLTTPSIFSRKCGLLSNDEAEEDAKKMEELAFAAADQHYKKEPDGDGSSAVQIYAKESSRLMLEVIRRGPKVNDGELADKATDLRGTVFDISGGHREFIEAEEAKELLRPLGEPGNSYTKICFSNRSFGLDAANVAAPILSTIKDQLTEVDLSDFIAGRPESEALDVMNIFSSVLEGCHLRYLNLSNNALGEKGVRAFGALLKSQNSLQELYLMNDGISEEAARAVSELIPSTEKLKVLHFHNNMTGDEGAFAISEIVKRSCSLEDFRCSSTRVGTDGGLALAEALKRCAHLKKLDLRDNMFGVEAGVALSKAISQFTDLTEVYLSYLNLEDEGTEALANALKHSAPSLEVLEMAGNDITAKGTASLAACIASKQFLTKLNLAENELKDEGAILIANALGEGHGQLNEVDMSTNAIRRAGGRHLAQVVVKKPGFKLLNINGNFISDEGIDEVKEIFRGSLDMLGPLDENDPEEEDDEEEEDEDEEENAEHEKGLESKLKDLKINQ, encoded by the coding sequence ATGGGATCTGGAACACAAACTTTCCAACACCGCTTGCTGTCTGTGAAATTGTGGCCACCTAGTCATAGCACGAGGCTAATGCTTGTAGAGCGGATGACGAAGAATCTTACAACTCCATCCATTTTCTCTAGAAAGTGTGGCCTATTAAGTAATGATGAGGCCGAGGAGGATGCCAAGAAAATGGAAGAGTTAGCTTTTGCTGCTGCGGATCAACATTACAAGAAGGAGCCTGATGGTGATGGAAGTTCTGCAGTGCAAATATATGCCAAAGAATCCAGTAGACTGATGCTGGAAGTTATTAGAAGAGGCCCAAAAGTTAATGATGGAGAGTTGGCAGATAAAGCTACTGATCTTCGTGGAACCGTTTTTGATATATCAGGAGGTCACCGGGAATTTATAGAGGCAGAGGAGGCTAAGGAACTATTGAGACCACTGGGAGAGCCAGGAAATTCCTATACTAAGATATGTTTTAGCAACAGAAGTTTTGGTTTAGATGCTGCAAATGTTGCTGCACCTATCTTATCAACCATTAAAGATCAGTTGACAGAGGTAGACCTTTCGGATTTTATTGCAGGAAGGCCAGAGTCGGAAGCTCTCGATGTTATGAACATTTTTTCTTCAGTCCTGGAAGGTTGTCACTTGAGGTACCTGAATCTTTCAAACAACGCCTTAGGTGAAAAAGGCGTCCGGGCATTTGGGGCACTTCTAAAGTCACAGAATAGTTTACAGGAACTTTATTTGATGAACGATGGTATCTCGGAAGAAGCTGCACGAGCGGTTTCCGAGCTAATTCCTTCTACTGAGAAACTGAAAGTACTTCATTTTCATAATAACATGACAGGGGATGAAGGTGCGTTCGCTATCTCCGAGATAGTGAAACGCTCCTGTTCATTGGAGGATTTCCGATGTTCTTCTACAAGAGTTGGCACAGATGGTGGTCTGGCCCTAGCTGAAGCACTAAAGAGATGCGCACATTTAAAGAAACTTGATCTACGTGACAACATGTTTGGTGTTGAAGCTGGAGTTGCTTTGAGTAAAGCAATATCTCAATTCACAGATCTCACCGAGGTTTACCTCAGTTACTTGAACCTTGAAGATGAAGGAACCGAGGCACTTGCCAATGCTCTAAAACACTCTGCACCCTCACTTGAAGTTCTTGAAATGGCTGGAAACGACATTACAGCCAAAGGCACGGCTTCCTTAGCAGCCTGCATCGCATCGAAACAGTTCCTTACGAAATTAAACTTAGCCGAGAATGAACTTAAGGATGAAGGAGCTATTTTGATTGCCAATGCATTAGGAGAGGGTCATGGTCAGTTGAATGAAGTTGATATGAGCACGAATGCCATTAGGCGAGCCGGTGGTAGACATTTGGCTCAGGTGGTCGTGAAAAAACCCGGATTCAAGTTGCTGAATATCAATGGAAATTTCATATCCGACGAAGGGATAGATGAGGTGAAGGAAATATTTAGAGGTTCCCTCGATATGCTGGGACCTTTGGACGAGAATGATccagaagaagaagatgatgaggAAGAGGAAGATGAAGACGAGGAGGAGAATGCAGAACATGAGAAGGGATTGGAATCCAAGCTTAAGGATCTCAAAATCAACCAATGA